Genomic segment of Drosophila biarmipes strain raj3 chromosome 2L, RU_DBia_V1.1, whole genome shotgun sequence:
CAAGCAAAACAGTTTGCAAGTTTGCTTAAATactaaatgtaaataaatattagatacataataaataaaactccctccacaatttcgaattaatagCCAGTCACCCCGAAACGCGGCCAGCTGTTGCACCTATCAGTTATCGATAGCAAACCATCCGTCGCGCAACTGCCGTCTCTATCCTTTTAGTTATTGTTTTGGTGATTGCACGTGTTTTCTTCGACTGCGTTTTAAAAGCCAAGAACCAGCCATGTCAGACAAGTAAGCTGCGTGCAAACACCTAATATGTGATCCCTTAGCACAGGCTTCATCATTTCATCCACAGATACGCGGTGCCCAACAAATTGCCCGGCAAAACAGTCTCCGTGCTGAAGCACCGCAAGAGGAGGATTCTCCAGGATGAGGCCGTCATCAAGCAGAAGAAAAATGACCGCATCAAGAAGAGGACCGCCAGCAAAAATCACCACAAGTTCCGCCGCGCCGAATCCTTTGTAATGGGCTACCTGAAAGCTGAGCGCACGGCCAAGCGGATCAAGCAAACTATCCTGCGCACCAATGTCACCAAGCAAAGTGCCAAGGCCGCCGACGATTGCAACCCCAAGCTGCTCTTCGTGATGCGCCATGCGGGCAAGAAGATCTTCGACAAGACCACTTCGGAAATATTCCGAACCCTGCGCATGGGCACGCGCCACAACGCCGTCTTCCTGGAGAACACCAAGGAGAACCAGTTGCTGCTGCGCGTTATCGAGCCCTTCGTGGTCTACGGCAATCCCTCGCTCAGCTCCATTCGCGAGCTGGTCTTCAAGAAGGGCTTCGCTCGAATCGACGGCAAGAAGACGGCCATTCAGTCGAACACCATGGTGGAAGAGCAGTTGGGCGAGAAGGGCGTTATCTGTCTTGAGGACGTCATCCACGAAATCTGTACAGTGGGTCCAAACTTTGCGGCCGTCAACGAGTTCCTGTGCGCCTTTACGGTAGGTTATATCTTCAGGAGCCAATTTAATAGCAATCCTAATACGGAATTCTCTCTTTTGCAGTTGTCCAGTCCCAGCAATGGTTGGCAGAAGAAGGTTTCCGTCTCCTACAAACGCGGAGGCGAATACGGCGATCGTGGCAGTGCTATCAACGAACTGATTGCCCGCTGCCTGTAGAGAACCTAAGCCAGTAGCCCTTTAAGTAATTGTTCAACCTCAATAACCCATTCTGTACCTAAGCCCAATACACATTTATATACAAACTAAACATTGTCTAAGAGACATGCACTTAGGGAGTGTTGTAGTTAGCCAGAGCCGCCTTACCAAGAGTTCACTGTAAGCCCATAAAAGCAATCCCCAGACCATTAAGGAACCACATGAAACTGTCTCTAACGACGTTCCTCATTATCCTACATGTTTATCAACATGGTAAGCTCCATCCCACGAAACAACTTTGCTTTTTGGCCTTGCGTGTCCCGGCCATGTTCCCAAATTGAACAAACCAGAAAATCAACTTTTTGctaagaataataaataactcaTAACTGGGAAGGAATGGCAGCGGAGAAAGGGGAAGGAAAGGACTGCCAAATTGAGCTACTTGTTGCCATGAAGGAGGGAAAGTTGTTTTCCGATTAGTCGGAATCAGTGCCACTAACCTAGTGCAACTCCGAGTGTCGTATCCTTTTGTTTGAGAAATTCCAGGCAATACACCATAGAATTCAAAATCTACAAATTGTATCAACTCCCAATGAATTCAAATGTGAGTAAGGACGAGTGGGAGATGGACCGCGATGGACTaagaaaacttttggccaGGTCCCTCAAAGACCCTATTC
This window contains:
- the LOC108034290 gene encoding uncharacterized protein LOC108034290, translated to MSDKYAVPNKLPGKTVSVLKHRKRRILQDEAVIKQKKNDRIKKRTASKNHHKFRRAESFVMGYLKAERTAKRIKQTILRTNVTKQSAKAADDCNPKLLFVMRHAGKKIFDKTTSEIFRTLRMGTRHNAVFLENTKENQLLLRVIEPFVVYGNPSLSSIRELVFKKGFARIDGKKTAIQSNTMVEEQLGEKGVICLEDVIHEICTVGPNFAAVNEFLCAFTLSSPSNGWQKKVSVSYKRGGEYGDRGSAINELIARCL